The proteins below are encoded in one region of Micromonospora pisi:
- a CDS encoding sensor histidine kinase produces MERTTIRARLTLIYGGLFLLAGVVLLAVTYVLVEQRMPQPLGVALNKADTVTGLPKNGLGGQNTETLRMIVQKLQEDVKQSALDSLLTQGGIALAVVSAVAIAFGWLVAGRALQPLHQITGTARRIAGANSAGRGLHERIALHGPRDEVRELADTFDLMLERLDRSFDGQRRFVANASHELRTPLALNRALVELAVTRPGASADVRQLGESLLAVNERHERLIEGLLTLADSENELTDRTPIDLAEVAAYVINQHAARESGPDPTGALAREAVRELDPAPTVGDPVLLERLTSNLVENALRHNLPTGGWVSVRTGLVEGRPTLVVSNTGPVVPGYEIETIFQPFRRLRGERLGGGRGFGLGLSIVRAVARAHGGSVDARPREGGGLVVSVTLPRH; encoded by the coding sequence TCTACGGCGGGTTGTTCCTGCTCGCCGGCGTGGTCCTGCTGGCGGTGACGTACGTCCTGGTCGAGCAGCGGATGCCGCAGCCGCTCGGGGTGGCGCTGAACAAGGCGGACACGGTGACCGGGCTGCCCAAGAACGGGCTCGGTGGGCAGAACACCGAGACGCTGCGGATGATCGTGCAGAAGCTCCAGGAGGACGTGAAGCAGAGCGCGCTGGACTCGCTGCTCACCCAGGGCGGTATCGCGCTGGCCGTGGTCTCGGCGGTGGCGATCGCCTTCGGCTGGCTGGTCGCCGGCCGGGCGTTGCAGCCGCTGCACCAGATCACCGGCACCGCGCGCCGGATCGCCGGGGCGAACAGCGCCGGCCGGGGGCTGCACGAGCGGATCGCGCTGCACGGCCCCCGGGACGAGGTACGCGAACTCGCGGACACCTTCGACCTGATGCTGGAGCGGTTGGACCGGTCGTTCGACGGTCAGCGCCGGTTCGTCGCGAACGCCTCGCACGAGTTGCGTACGCCGTTGGCGCTGAACCGGGCGCTGGTCGAGCTGGCGGTGACCCGGCCGGGGGCGTCGGCTGACGTACGGCAGCTCGGTGAGTCGTTGCTGGCGGTGAACGAGCGGCACGAGCGGCTGATCGAGGGGCTGCTCACGCTTGCCGACTCGGAGAACGAGCTGACCGACCGTACGCCGATCGACCTGGCCGAGGTGGCCGCGTACGTGATCAACCAGCACGCGGCCCGGGAGTCGGGCCCGGATCCGACCGGCGCGCTGGCGCGGGAGGCGGTACGGGAACTCGACCCGGCCCCGACCGTCGGCGACCCGGTGCTGCTGGAGCGGCTCACCTCGAACCTGGTGGAGAACGCGTTGCGGCACAACCTGCCGACCGGTGGGTGGGTGTCGGTGCGGACCGGGTTGGTGGAGGGGCGGCCGACCCTGGTGGTGAGCAACACCGGCCCGGTGGTGCCGGGGTACGAGATCGAGACGATCTTCCAGCCGTTCCGCCGGTTGCGCGGTGAGCGGCTCGGTGGCGGGCGCGGATTCGGTCTGGGTCTGTCGATCGTGCGCGCGGTGGCGCGGGCGCACGGGGGTTCGGTCGATGCCCGGCCCCGCGAGGGCGGTGGCCTGGTGGTGAGCGTCACGCTGCCGCGTCACTGA